A stretch of DNA from Paramisgurnus dabryanus chromosome 19, PD_genome_1.1, whole genome shotgun sequence:
TTTCAGCTCCTGCTCCCAATGGCAACCCATCCCCCTTTGCATCCCCTGCATTCGGAGCCAAACTAAGTTTTATCCCGGTGTTGAGCCAGCAGCCCAACCCTGCACCTACATTTGGATCTGCTGCTGCCTCCACAGGCCAAGGTCAGAGTCACTTTTGATGTTGTAATCCAGAAATATATTCTTAGTCTTACACCTAGGTTTAGTCTTTATAGACCCTAGTAAAATGTTTCAGTCTTAGTTCCAGTTCTAAGTTATTGGTAACTGGACCCTACTTTGGCCTTTTATGTTCTTAAGTTTGTCCGAAgtattaattattttgtattgtGATGATAGTACATTTGCTAAGTGTACTTTTAGTGCACTTTTTTACCTGGGTAACCAAGAATCATTCTAATCTAATATTAGCTTTGAATAACCACCTAATTTGTTTGTTCCTCTTAGTGTTCTCagtgaggatgagtaaatagaCTTTTTCGTATTGGTctctcttttttaaataaacctaTTGATTGGCTAATACAGACTTTGAAAGCATTTAATTTTTAGTCCTTATTTACTTTCATTAGACGGAAAAGAAAGGCACAGATTATTCTTAGTTAACTCTTTCTTACTGATTCCTTGCCCTGGAAACTCATTGCTTGTCTACGTGTCTAATTATTTCTTTCCCCATCTTCTTCAGGATTTGTGTCCCCTAGTCAGAGTGTAGCTCACAAACCCTTACAGACGGCTTCATTGACACAGAGTTCAACCTCAGCTCATCTTTCTGGTTTTAGTGACAAGTTTAAGGCACCTGTAGGCTCATGGAGCTGTGGCACTTGCCTGGTACAAAACAAGTCATCAGATAAAAAATGCGTAGCTTGTCAATCATCACAACCCAACACAGACTCTAAATCAGACAGTAAACCTGCAGATGCCACGACGAGCCTCAGTTCTCTCTTTGCCCCTCCGGCCGGTAGCTGGGATTGTGACACATGTCTGGTCAGGAACAAACCAGATGTGGTTAAATGTGTAGATTGTGACACGGCCAAACCTGGGACTAGTGTTAAATCCAGCATGAAGTTGCCTCCTCTGGCTGAGGTCTCATCTGGCCTTTCTGCTGCTTCCTTTGCCTCTTCTACAACCACCACCACCACTTTGACAGGGACTGGACTGTTAGGTTTTGGGGACAAATTTAAGAAGCCAGAGGGATCTTGGGATTGCGATGTGTGCATGGTTCAGAACAAGGCACGGGATGTGAAATGTGTAGCCTGTCAGAGTGCTAAACCAGGTAGAGTTTCAGTTTTGCATCTGTGAGTCAATGATAAAAATAAGTGTAAATAGGGGTATTGAAACATCTGATAATAACATAAAAAGCTGATACTTCCTAATAcattgtacatgcttataaatTTCTGTGTTATAGGAGCTGTAGCTGCAGCAGTCCCAACCCCTGCACCTGCAAGCCCGCCTGCACCTTTGTTAGGATTCGGAGACAAGTTCAAGAAACCTGAGGGGAGCTGGGAGTGTAAAgtgtgctgtgttcaaaataagGCTGTGGACCAGACATGTTTGGCCTGCCAGTCAGCAAAACCAGAATCTAAAGTAGAGTCCAAAGGTACCATGCTTTGCATTTATATTTTCAGAAGTTACTCTTGGTGTAGAAATCACTGATAGTATGTAAAAGTATGCTGCTGACTGTTTTTATTTCACTGTTGTCATTCAATTCGACATTTCAGACTTGAGCTCAGACTCGAGCTCAGACTCGGGCTCAGACTCGAGCTCAGACTCAAGGTTTGGGGGCCTTGTCTTTGGCAAACTGTTGGTAGCTGACACTAAACCAGCTGCCCCAAAATATGTGGAGTCTGCTACAACAGAGCCAACGCAGGTGATGCCTTCCTTAACTTTtccaaaaataattaataaagataccTCTGTGTCCTCCGGTGCGTTGTTATTCAGTGCAGCCAATGAAGCTAAAAATTTGACACCATCATTTGGCTTCTCTTCTGGCAAACAAGGCCCTTCAAAAGATCTCCCTTAGCCTTCATTTGCATTTGTTAAACCTTCCGCAACGGAACCTCCAAAGCCATCATTTACTTTAGGGCAGAGTATTGCAGGTTGGTGTGACCCAGATGTTCAGTGTGCATTTCTTAGGTCTGTGTTTACActgctaaatgtaaaattaaaagaTGACAAAAACTTGTTGTCTCTTTCTTTCAGCTCCTGCTCCCAATGGCAACCCATCCCCCTTTGCATCCCCTGCATTCGGAGCCAAACTAAGTTTTATCCCGGTGTTGAGCCAGCAGCCCAACCCTGCACCTACATTTGGATCTGCTGCTGCCTCCAAAGGCCAAGGTCAGACTCAGAGTCACTTTTGATGTTGTAATCCAGAAATATATTCTTAGTCTTACACCTAGGTTTAGTCTTTATAGACCCTAGTAAAATGTTTCAGTCTTAGTTCCAGTTCTAAGTTATTGGTATGTTTATTAATACTTTAAGGAGGGTTCCAATCTGCCTTTGGGGCTGGATCGGCAGCTCTATCAACTCCTGTGACCAGTCCAGCCATACCTGCTGTAAATGCTCCCTTCAGTGGAGGCTTCAACTTTGGCCAGACCCCTGCATTTAACATTAGGTAAGAGAGAAGCCCCCTGGTACTGCTAAATAATGCTAGTGACACTGAGGATGTACTTACACTATGCACACTGTACCAGAGTACATTTGACCTCATTTGACTCCCAAAGTACAGAGGTTGGTTAGTTTGATCGATGCTTACCATACCGGGGTGCCCTTGGCAGAGGTGGTCTCTGGTTCAGTTTGACTTGGAGGCAGGGCACGAGGGCTACCCACGCGGGAGTGCGAAACTTCAGCTGTCACTGCATCTTAAACAATCCCAAATAACagttgtgtttgacatcatGCACGCTTGCACAGACTGATCTGTTTATGGCATTAAATAAATGCGAAAGAAATTTGAAAGCATATTAGGAGCAGTCTGCTTTCCAATCGCTCCGATATTCCAATTGATCTGCGCACTGTACATGATTTCAACACACCTAATATAAGCCATAAACTGAGAATTATGAAGAACTCCATTGTCCATATCTTCcagttttcttcaaaacaattgCATCTTTAAGGGTGCTTTCACAATGGCAGTTGTGTGAAAAACTGGAGCCGGAAGAACCTGAGATTACCTAAAGGAGGTGGTCTGAGCTTCGTTGCAATTGTGGCCTGGTTTGTGTGAATGTGAAAGCACCTCAGACAAAAAATATTCCAAAAAGCGGGGGTAGCCTATCATCAGCGAAACCCTGAACTTTTGGTTGATTAAACCAAAATTTGCTTACCCTGATCATGTCAATTCCAAAACACCTCCTACTGGTAATCAAAAGTTAATGCACGCACACGGGGAATGcataaagacattttcaaattcaaacaTACCCAGGTATGTTACATAACCAGCTTTCTGGAATACCTCCCAGGAAGCCAAGTAACTTGCGTATGCGTTTTAGCCAATTATGTCGATCATATGTTTTCACAACACTACCATGACAATGAATTCTGCATTCCATAGCACATATGTGTATCTGTCACTCTTTCTGCTGTGCATAACACCAACATATCAAAAACAAAAATTGGCTGTCACGTTGTGTTTTACATTCTCTTGTATGTGATGACGTGAGCATATCGCAAGCAAACATTCACACTCGGGTTTGGACCGCAGCAAATGAGCCCAATGTAAAAACGCATTTAATAAGACATACTCTGGTACATATCATAAAGCGTAGTGTGAGTGCAAACCAGCAGGGGAGTGTGGGGGAGGGGCACAATTGTACTTGGGTACAGTTCAGTCTGGTTAAGTTCAATGTGAATTTcttatttttcttcatttttatgtttttgggTATTTTAACAGTAAAATGCTTTTGTTAGATATTTGTTTAGATATTTGACAAATTCTAAATCATTACCAAACAGGTCAACAAACAGCTTCACAACAACACCATCTGCACGGAATTCAATTGCTGGAcgcaaaaacaaaacactttttCGACCCAGGAAGTAACAGTTGGAATGGATCTTTATGGCTCGGGCATGGACTGCCTGTTTTTTGACAAACACTGAAGTACTTGGTATTTTGGGCATGGCACTGTGATTTGCTCATAGTGCCagaaattagtttttgctttgAAGGTCATTGATTAACTTAATGATGAACACTGTCCTAAACAAAGAACCTAACCAAGACTTCAAgatgcaaaataatgcattacaatCAAGCAGGAACTTTTAAACCAGGATAGTAATCATTTGCATCATCTGCATTGTGTGCACTGCAGGATTTGCTATTTTCTTTCATAAGTAAACAAAGAAACAAGAATTCAAAAAGTTGCTCTAACGATAAAGAATCAGCCGGGTGCTTGCGATTggtttacttaaagggatagtttacccaaaaatgaaaattctgtaatcatttactcactctcatgttgatacaaacctgtatacattttgttgttttgatgaacagAAAGGacgatattttgagaaatgtttgtaaccaaactgttcgtggaccccattcacttccatagtaggaaaaaataatactatggaggTAAATCCAGGTATTGTGATCCCCCTGTAATTGGAGCAGAGGCTGAGTTCTCCCTTCTTGGGTATCTGTAGC
This window harbors:
- the LOC135779799 gene encoding uncharacterized protein isoform X2 codes for the protein MSSDKKCVFCLKPQPNIETASKLDSKPADATVSHRSISVFPAGSWVCDTCMVRNKPDVFKCLVCYTAKPGTGVTSSTTLPPPAEVSSVLSAASSASSTTTTTLAGTPATLFGFKEPEVRWECEDQKWLEDEECEDLEWWGDEEFEDQKCVASQSAKPESKVESKGCSSSFGIQSDSSDSSSDSRFGGLVFGKLLVADTKPAAPKYVESATTEPTQVMPTLTFTKTINKDTSVSSGALLFSAANEAKNLTPSFGFSSGKQGPSKDLPKPSFAFVKPSATDPPKPSFTLGQSIAAPAPNGNPSPFASPAFGAKLSFIPVLSQQPNPAPTFGSAAASTGQGFVSPSQSVAHKPLQTASLTQSSTSAHLSGFSDKFKAPVGSWSCGTCLVQNKSSDKKCVACQSSQPNTDSKSDSKPADATTSLSSLFAPPAGSWDCDTCLVRNKPDVVKCVDCDTAKPGTSVKSSMKLPPLAEVSSGLSAASFASSTTTTTTLTGTGLLGFGDKFKKPEGSWDCDVCMVQNKARDVKCVACQSAKPGAVAAAVPTPAPASPPAPLLGFGDKFKKPEGSWECKVCCVQNKAVDQTCLACQSAKPESKVESKDLSSDSSSDSGSDSSSDSRFGGLVFGKLLVADTKPAAPKYVESATTEPTQLLLPMATHPPLHPLHSEPN
- the LOC135779799 gene encoding uncharacterized protein isoform X1, whose translation is MSSDKKCVFCLKPQPNIETASKLDSKPADATVSHRSISVFPAGSWVCDTCMVRNKPDVFKCLVCYTAKPGTGVTSSTTLPPPAEVSSVLSAASSASSTTTTTLAGTPATLFGFKEPEVRWECEDQKWLEDEECEDLEWWGDEEFEDQKCVASQSAKPESKVESKGCSSSFGIQSDSSDSSSDSRFGGLVFGKLLVADTKPAAPKYVESATTEPTQVMPTLTFTKTINKDTSVSSGALLFSAANEAKNLTPSFGFSSGKQGPSKDLPKPSFAFVKPSATDPPKPSFTLGQSIAAPAPNGNPSPFASPAFGAKLSFIPVLSQQPNPAPTFGSAAASTGQGFVSPSQSVAHKPLQTASLTQSSTSAHLSGFSDKFKAPVGSWSCGTCLVQNKSSDKKCVACQSSQPNTDSKSDSKPADATTSLSSLFAPPAGSWDCDTCLVRNKPDVVKCVDCDTAKPGTSVKSSMKLPPLAEVSSGLSAASFASSTTTTTTLTGTGLLGFGDKFKKPEGSWDCDVCMVQNKARDVKCVACQSAKPGAVAAAVPTPAPASPPAPLLGFGDKFKKPEGSWECKVCCVQNKAVDQTCLACQSAKPESKVESKDLSSDSSSDSGSDSSSDSRFGGLVFGKLLVADTKPAAPKYVESATTEPTQVMPSLTFPKIINKDTSVSSGALLFSAANEAKNLTPSFGFSSGKQGPSKDLP